The Pseudomonas kermanshahensis genome includes a window with the following:
- the hppD gene encoding 4-hydroxyphenylpyruvate dioxygenase, protein MADIFENPMGLMGFEFIELASPTPGVLEPVFQILGFTKVATHRSKDVHLYRQGGINLILNNEPKSIASYFAAEHGPSVCGMAFRVRNAHEAYARALELGAQPVEIETGPMELRLPAIKGIGGAPLYLIDRFEEGSSIYDIDFNFIEGVDRNPVGAGLKIIDHLTHNVYRGRMAYWAGFYEKLFNFREIRYFDIKGEYTGLTSRAMTAPDGMIRIPLNEESSKGAGQIEEFLMQFNGEGIQHVAFLTDDLLKTWDALKGIGMRFMTPPPQTYYEMLEERLPGHGEPVDQLQARGILLDGAAEQGDKRLLLQIFSETLLGPVFFEFIQRKGDDGFGEGNFKALFESIERDQVRRGVLSTD, encoded by the coding sequence ATGGCTGATATTTTCGAAAATCCAATGGGCCTGATGGGCTTCGAGTTCATCGAGCTGGCATCGCCGACCCCTGGCGTGCTCGAGCCGGTTTTCCAGATACTCGGTTTCACCAAGGTCGCCACCCACCGCTCCAAAGACGTGCACCTGTACCGTCAGGGCGGCATCAACCTTATTCTGAACAACGAACCCAAGAGCATCGCCTCGTATTTTGCCGCCGAACACGGCCCGTCGGTCTGTGGCATGGCGTTCCGCGTTCGCAATGCTCACGAAGCCTATGCCCGCGCCCTGGAACTGGGCGCTCAGCCGGTCGAAATCGAAACCGGCCCGATGGAGCTGCGCCTGCCCGCGATCAAGGGTATCGGTGGCGCGCCGCTGTACCTGATCGACCGCTTTGAAGAAGGCAGCTCGATCTACGACATCGATTTCAATTTCATCGAAGGCGTAGACCGCAACCCGGTGGGCGCGGGCCTGAAGATCATCGATCACCTGACCCATAACGTTTACCGTGGGCGGATGGCCTACTGGGCCGGGTTCTACGAGAAGCTGTTCAACTTCCGCGAGATCCGCTACTTCGATATCAAGGGTGAGTACACCGGCCTGACCTCGCGTGCCATGACCGCACCCGATGGCATGATCCGCATCCCGCTCAACGAAGAATCGTCCAAGGGCGCCGGGCAGATCGAAGAGTTCCTGATGCAGTTCAACGGCGAAGGCATTCAGCACGTGGCCTTCCTGACCGACGACCTGCTCAAGACCTGGGATGCCCTGAAGGGCATCGGCATGCGCTTCATGACCCCGCCGCCGCAGACCTACTACGAGATGCTCGAAGAGCGCCTGCCAGGCCACGGTGAACCTGTCGACCAACTGCAAGCGCGCGGCATCCTGCTCGATGGCGCTGCAGAGCAGGGCGACAAGCGTTTGCTGCTTCAGATCTTCTCGGAGACCTTGCTTGGGCCGGTATTCTTCGAGTTCATCCAGCGCAAGGGTGATGATGGCTTTGGCGAAGGTAACTTCAAGGCCCTGTTCGAATCCATCGAACGGGACCAGGTTCGCCGCGGTGTATTGAGTACCGATTGA
- a CDS encoding CSS-motif domain-containing protein translates to MSKIMHAGRSLLELLLIMAIGLVPVVSGLLVMVFQLEKKLEENAQISVQEAVFTIDKVLDRMQSTVILAQPVAGKACAEVHSTLQEQVARDPLLRSLTLVRDQEAYCSTHSDSLDHLSAFAQSGQQVELALDSPALPATLVTHFQEPGNNPSVIVTGYATELRNELRAFQDGLTLLLEFGDQYIWSHGDSREPHRPSQSEYAQRALSERYGYAVRGGYARGYTAQEIRQSMLQVLPSLVLVGIVTGSIVYWGLFRARRNKRGTAAEAA, encoded by the coding sequence ATGTCGAAAATCATGCATGCCGGGCGCAGTTTGCTGGAATTGCTGCTCATCATGGCCATTGGGCTGGTGCCGGTGGTGTCCGGGTTGCTGGTCATGGTGTTTCAGCTGGAGAAAAAGCTCGAAGAAAATGCACAGATCTCCGTGCAGGAAGCGGTATTCACCATCGATAAAGTGCTGGACCGCATGCAAAGCACCGTTATCCTCGCCCAGCCTGTTGCAGGCAAGGCGTGCGCCGAAGTCCACAGCACCCTGCAGGAGCAGGTAGCCCGTGACCCCTTGCTACGCTCGTTGACCTTGGTGCGCGACCAGGAAGCGTACTGCAGCACCCACTCGGACTCCCTCGACCATCTTTCGGCCTTCGCTCAATCCGGGCAACAGGTTGAACTCGCGCTCGATTCGCCAGCATTACCCGCTACGCTGGTGACCCACTTTCAGGAACCGGGCAACAACCCGAGCGTGATCGTGACAGGCTATGCCACTGAACTGCGCAACGAACTGCGGGCTTTTCAGGATGGCCTGACACTGCTTCTGGAGTTCGGCGACCAGTACATCTGGAGCCATGGAGACAGCCGCGAACCGCATCGGCCTTCGCAGTCCGAGTATGCCCAAAGGGCGCTCTCCGAGAGGTATGGGTATGCGGTGAGGGGCGGTTATGCCAGAGGCTATACGGCGCAAGAAATCCGCCAATCGATGTTGCAGGTCCTGCCCTCGCTGGTACTGGTAGGCATCGTGACCGGCTCGATCGTCTACTGGGGTTTGTTCAGGGCGCGTCGCAACAAGCGTGGTACCGCCGCCGAAGCGGCATGA
- a CDS encoding type 1 glutamine amidotransferase domain-containing protein, with product MSKKKMLVVLTNTAKYPTLKRATGLWLGEAVHFVEKVEKAGYDVDYVSPSGGYVPIDPHSLQMAPDLDWKWYDDKDFMTRLGATLSPGLVKADDYSVIYYTGGHGVMYDFANDQPLQELARKIYENKGVVAAVCHGVVGLLNIKLSDNSLLLKDRQVTGFSNIEEQLVELDKVVPFLTENELVARGGIYSKHDDPWKPYVVSDDRLITGQNPDSTATLAEKVLARLEAK from the coding sequence ATGAGCAAGAAGAAGATGCTGGTAGTGCTGACCAATACGGCCAAGTACCCGACCCTCAAACGGGCAACCGGGCTGTGGTTGGGCGAGGCCGTGCATTTTGTCGAAAAAGTCGAGAAGGCCGGCTACGACGTCGATTATGTCAGCCCCAGCGGCGGCTATGTGCCGATCGACCCGCACAGCCTGCAAATGGCACCTGACCTGGACTGGAAGTGGTACGACGACAAGGACTTCATGACACGTCTGGGTGCCACACTCAGCCCGGGGCTGGTCAAGGCTGACGACTATAGCGTCATCTATTACACCGGTGGGCACGGGGTCATGTACGACTTTGCCAATGACCAGCCGCTGCAAGAACTTGCGCGCAAGATCTACGAGAATAAAGGCGTTGTGGCGGCCGTTTGCCACGGCGTTGTCGGCCTTTTGAACATCAAGCTCAGTGACAACAGCCTGCTGCTGAAAGACCGTCAGGTCACCGGTTTTTCCAACATCGAGGAACAACTGGTGGAACTGGACAAGGTTGTGCCTTTTCTCACCGAAAACGAACTGGTTGCCAGGGGCGGTATTTACAGCAAGCACGATGACCCGTGGAAACCTTACGTGGTGAGCGACGATCGGCTGATTACTGGGCAAAACCCAGATTCCACTGCAACGTTGGCTGAAAAGGTACTCGCAAGACTCGAAGCAAAGTGA
- a CDS encoding hybrid sensor histidine kinase/response regulator, translating into MRLVANGTPREAEPQVMLLAPNPASADPMGERIAQFDWGRTSLGPLPRWPASLRIAVDMMQVSPFPCAVVWGADLSVVHNDAYRMLRGDGQDALGQAFDVLWNDAWQGMGPWVFKALEGRSSFVEDPPLRIERGNVNDPLWCALGYSPIRDEQGGVAGFLHTVIETKASVEAHHHWREQATAFEKQLERYMADRDQIWRLSRDAMMIVTRELTLHAANPAWHRILGWSEALVQNMSILELIHPADRAEVQVAVSSFVQGQEAEQIDIRLRHQDGHYRWFSWSATFDGNLLTAVGRDITADREEATRQSEALLRNSERLEVVGQLAGGMAHEMNNLLSGIGGSLELLQRRLLQGRLERIETYVELARDSVQRAMNLTHRLLAFSSNQPLDARPLNVNRQLSLIEPLLQQALGAEMSLQWELDVTPWAVSVDVTQFENALINLCANAREACLERGSVWIRTVNERLATHFPDENGLPPGDYVALHVEDDGHGMSAAEVAKAFEPFFTTKPLGRGSGLGLPMVYGFVGQSGGYVWIESTQGQGTKVSMLFPRSLAPVPEEPLVCLPSVNRAQGQRVLLIDDELNLRALMREFLIERGFAICDVQDANSALDRFRHDGPFDLVITDIGLPGGFSGRQVAKAIRMIVPSQKILFITGYTDQPIEAQLLDQPGTALMLKPFALEHLANQALHMLDG; encoded by the coding sequence ATGAGATTGGTCGCAAACGGTACTCCGCGCGAGGCTGAGCCGCAGGTCATGCTGCTGGCGCCCAACCCAGCATCAGCTGATCCCATGGGCGAACGCATTGCCCAATTCGATTGGGGCCGTACTTCGCTGGGGCCGCTGCCACGCTGGCCGGCCTCGCTGCGCATTGCCGTCGACATGATGCAAGTGTCGCCATTCCCGTGTGCGGTGGTGTGGGGGGCGGACCTGAGCGTGGTCCATAACGACGCCTATCGGATGCTCCGGGGCGATGGCCAGGACGCATTGGGGCAGGCGTTCGACGTGCTCTGGAACGATGCCTGGCAGGGCATGGGGCCCTGGGTGTTCAAGGCCCTCGAAGGCCGTTCGAGTTTCGTCGAAGACCCGCCGCTACGCATCGAGCGCGGCAACGTCAACGACCCCTTGTGGTGTGCCCTCGGCTACTCGCCGATTCGGGATGAGCAGGGTGGCGTTGCGGGTTTTCTACACACGGTCATCGAAACCAAGGCCAGTGTCGAGGCGCACCATCATTGGCGCGAGCAGGCGACGGCCTTTGAAAAACAGCTTGAGCGCTACATGGCCGATCGGGATCAAATCTGGCGATTGTCCCGTGATGCCATGATGATCGTTACTCGCGAGCTGACGCTGCACGCGGCCAACCCCGCTTGGCACCGCATCCTGGGCTGGAGTGAGGCGTTGGTACAGAACATGTCGATACTGGAGCTGATCCACCCAGCGGACCGCGCTGAAGTGCAGGTGGCGGTCTCCAGCTTTGTGCAGGGTCAGGAGGCTGAGCAGATCGATATCCGCCTGCGCCACCAGGACGGCCACTACCGCTGGTTTAGCTGGTCCGCTACATTCGATGGCAACTTACTGACCGCCGTCGGCCGCGACATCACCGCAGACCGCGAAGAAGCCACACGCCAGTCCGAGGCCTTGTTGCGCAACAGTGAGCGTTTGGAGGTGGTTGGCCAACTGGCAGGCGGCATGGCCCATGAAATGAACAACTTGCTGTCAGGCATCGGTGGCAGCCTCGAGTTGTTGCAACGCCGCTTGCTACAAGGGCGCCTGGAGCGCATTGAGACCTATGTGGAACTGGCGCGAGACTCTGTGCAACGGGCCATGAACCTCACCCACCGGCTGTTGGCGTTTTCCAGCAACCAGCCGCTGGATGCCAGGCCACTTAATGTCAACCGACAGCTGTCTCTGATCGAGCCCTTGCTGCAGCAGGCGCTGGGCGCGGAAATGAGCCTGCAGTGGGAGCTGGACGTCACCCCCTGGGCTGTCAGCGTCGATGTCACCCAGTTTGAAAATGCCTTGATCAACCTGTGCGCGAATGCCCGTGAAGCGTGCCTTGAGCGCGGCAGTGTCTGGATCAGAACGGTCAACGAACGCTTGGCGACGCATTTCCCGGATGAGAACGGGCTGCCACCTGGCGACTATGTGGCCTTGCATGTCGAGGATGACGGCCACGGGATGTCGGCCGCTGAGGTCGCCAAGGCCTTTGAACCCTTCTTCACGACCAAACCACTGGGACGGGGATCGGGGCTTGGCCTGCCGATGGTCTATGGCTTTGTCGGGCAGTCGGGTGGCTATGTGTGGATCGAGTCGACCCAAGGCCAAGGGACAAAAGTCTCCATGCTGTTTCCGCGTAGCCTGGCGCCGGTTCCGGAAGAGCCACTGGTATGCCTGCCAAGCGTTAATCGCGCGCAAGGCCAGCGCGTGTTGTTGATCGATGACGAACTCAACCTGCGTGCACTGATGCGCGAGTTTCTCATCGAACGCGGGTTTGCCATCTGTGACGTTCAAGATGCCAATTCAGCGCTGGATCGCTTCCGCCATGACGGGCCTTTTGATCTGGTAATCACGGATATCGGTTTGCCGGGCGGGTTTAGCGGGCGGCAAGTCGCCAAGGCAATCCGCATGATCGTGCCGTCGCAGAAGATTTTGTTCATCACCGGCTACACCGACCAGCCGATCGAAGCCCAACTGCTCGATCAGCCGGGCACCGCATTGATGCTCAAGCCGTTCGCGCTGGAGCACTTAGCGAACCAGGCTTTGCACATGCTAGACGGTTGA
- a CDS encoding response regulator has translation MASSLALDERALILAPPQLAADTARLLASAGIESLCTLDIANLHACLIEGAALVIIAEQHFSNGPSVPLQGFIDQQPSWSDLPILLIMDLAATATRPSHPPDGNLMQLLCPLDHGQVLQLARIAQRNRRHQYRARDQLSALQQRMDARSQEQHSNEFARTQIRKMEAVGQLAGGIAHDFNNLLTSIGGSFELIERRLNKGRSDSLEGILRMGQEAVSRAGKLTHRLLAFSSRQSLHSQRVDLHALLEAKRLNAGLTHSVTLQLHVPNDLWAVEADDGQLREALDNLLLNACEAMPTGGLLRIEASNQQIEAEQFADGALNSGDYLRLRIIDNGQGMSQSTLEHAFEPFFSTKPVGQGIGLGLSMVYGFSKQSHGHVTLLSKIGHGTQVDLYLPRHVGEAMPKRPALAPAPDSTGHTVLVVEDDPHVRQLLCQALSEDGFPCQTAANANEALQILRSSQRIDLLVSDVGLPGMNGRQLAEIARTLRPRLPVLFITGYAETAMAREGFLGAGMHLICKPFELKQLQAQVTQILGKP, from the coding sequence TTGGCCAGTTCGTTGGCGCTGGACGAACGTGCCTTGATCCTGGCACCCCCGCAACTTGCCGCGGATACCGCGCGTCTACTGGCGTCCGCTGGCATCGAGAGCCTGTGCACCCTCGACATCGCCAACCTGCACGCCTGCCTGATCGAAGGCGCAGCCTTGGTCATCATCGCCGAACAACATTTCAGCAATGGCCCGAGCGTACCGTTGCAGGGGTTTATCGACCAACAGCCCAGCTGGTCCGACCTGCCCATCTTGTTGATCATGGACTTGGCCGCCACTGCCACCCGGCCTTCTCACCCGCCTGACGGTAACCTGATGCAGTTGCTCTGCCCGCTTGATCACGGGCAAGTGCTGCAGCTGGCGCGTATCGCGCAGCGCAACCGCCGCCATCAATACCGGGCACGTGATCAGCTTTCAGCACTGCAACAGCGGATGGACGCCCGCAGCCAGGAACAGCACAGCAACGAGTTTGCCCGCACACAAATTCGCAAGATGGAAGCTGTCGGCCAGTTGGCCGGTGGCATTGCCCATGATTTCAACAACCTGCTGACGAGTATCGGCGGCAGCTTCGAACTGATCGAGCGACGCTTGAACAAAGGCCGAAGCGACAGCCTGGAAGGCATTTTGCGCATGGGCCAGGAGGCCGTGTCACGCGCAGGAAAATTGACCCATCGGCTGCTGGCCTTTTCCAGCCGGCAATCGCTGCACAGCCAGCGGGTCGACCTGCATGCACTGCTGGAGGCGAAGCGCCTGAACGCTGGCCTGACCCACTCGGTGACCCTACAACTGCACGTGCCCAACGACCTGTGGGCCGTGGAGGCCGATGATGGGCAACTGCGCGAAGCCCTCGACAACCTGCTGCTCAATGCCTGCGAAGCCATGCCGACCGGCGGCCTGCTGCGTATCGAGGCCAGCAACCAGCAGATCGAGGCCGAGCAGTTCGCCGACGGCGCCTTGAACAGCGGTGATTACCTGCGCCTGCGCATCATCGACAACGGCCAGGGTATGTCGCAGAGCACGTTGGAACATGCTTTCGAGCCGTTTTTCAGCACCAAACCCGTCGGCCAGGGCATCGGCCTTGGCCTTTCCATGGTGTATGGCTTCAGCAAGCAGTCGCATGGGCATGTCACCCTGCTGAGCAAGATCGGCCATGGCACCCAGGTCGACCTGTACTTGCCGCGGCACGTCGGCGAGGCGATGCCCAAACGCCCAGCCCTCGCACCTGCGCCTGACAGCACGGGCCACACTGTGCTGGTGGTCGAAGACGACCCGCATGTGCGCCAGTTACTGTGTCAGGCACTGAGTGAAGACGGCTTCCCTTGCCAAACCGCCGCCAACGCCAATGAAGCCCTGCAGATCCTGCGGTCGTCGCAACGGATCGACCTGTTGGTCAGCGATGTTGGCCTGCCGGGCATGAATGGGCGGCAACTGGCGGAGATCGCACGTACCTTGCGGCCACGCCTGCCGGTGCTGTTCATTACCGGGTACGCGGAAACAGCCATGGCGCGCGAGGGCTTCCTCGGCGCTGGCATGCACCTTATCTGCAAGCCATTTGAGCTCAAGCAGTTGCAGGCGCAGGTGACGCAGATTCTTGGCAAGCCCTGA
- a CDS encoding tetratricopeptide repeat protein — translation MPRRNRYLIALLLLILVSAMISYLPRDDQPAPPTLPAHSYAKALRQAHEGLPGAARVLYQQLQRNDLAPIRRAALYAELPNYPSPQALKLARLDLEHADPLVRRAAIAGIRRLLPAAQRSLVLGPLLDDADQSVRFAAVDALLGLDPDAIGLYFGPLQAALEQYQQALEQQPEDADAQVHLARLYLHENDYTQAATALQRALQVAPGNLDALATQVRLLERQGHHDASRQVLAKALLLSPDSAFLQYELGLWLNRHEQREYALLALSRAVELDTDNADYRYSLAMTLHELDQVDAAQKQLETVLNRQPANRRARLLLIQYWKETGQLQNVQVLLAELERQNPDDPVLQQGL, via the coding sequence ATGCCCAGACGCAACCGCTACCTGATCGCCTTGCTGCTGCTGATTCTGGTGTCGGCCATGATCAGCTACTTACCGCGAGACGACCAGCCGGCCCCGCCTACGCTGCCCGCGCACAGCTACGCCAAGGCCTTGCGCCAGGCCCATGAAGGCTTGCCGGGGGCAGCGCGGGTGCTGTACCAGCAGTTGCAACGTAACGACCTGGCCCCAATCCGCCGTGCGGCCCTGTATGCCGAGCTGCCCAACTACCCCTCCCCCCAGGCGCTGAAACTCGCGCGCCTGGACCTGGAGCATGCTGACCCGCTGGTACGCCGAGCCGCCATCGCCGGTATCCGCCGCCTGCTTCCCGCCGCGCAACGCAGCCTGGTGCTGGGCCCGTTGCTCGATGATGCGGATCAAAGTGTACGTTTCGCTGCCGTGGACGCCTTGCTCGGCCTCGACCCGGACGCCATAGGCCTGTACTTCGGCCCGTTGCAGGCCGCCCTTGAGCAGTATCAGCAGGCGCTGGAGCAGCAGCCAGAAGACGCCGACGCGCAGGTGCACCTGGCGCGCCTGTACCTGCACGAAAACGACTACACCCAGGCTGCTACAGCCTTGCAACGCGCCCTGCAGGTTGCACCGGGCAATCTGGACGCGCTGGCAACCCAGGTACGCCTGCTGGAGCGCCAGGGCCATCACGACGCCTCCCGCCAGGTGCTGGCCAAGGCCTTGCTGCTGAGCCCCGACTCGGCCTTTCTGCAATATGAACTCGGGCTCTGGCTCAATCGCCACGAGCAACGCGAGTACGCCCTGCTGGCCTTATCGCGTGCGGTGGAGTTGGACACGGACAACGCCGACTATCGCTACTCGCTGGCAATGACCTTGCATGAGCTCGACCAGGTCGACGCTGCGCAAAAGCAGCTGGAAACCGTGCTCAATCGGCAACCGGCCAATCGCCGGGCCCGGCTGTTGCTGATTCAGTACTGGAAAGAGACCGGCCAACTGCAAAACGTCCAGGTGCTGCTGGCCGAGCTAGAGCGCCAGAACCCTGACGATCCGGTGCTGCAACAGGGCCTGTAG
- a CDS encoding efflux transporter outer membrane subunit yields MNMLKPLTPSLLALALAACAVGPDYKTPTTEPAHFDTEMQAKAYDRSRFESIWWKQFDDPVLNQLVQASLDGNRDLRVAFARLKSARAIREDASNDQLPVVTSRASSEIGKGQVPGQTEQRINSERYDLGLDMAWELDLFGRIQRQIEASEAQEAAAAADLQQLQVSLIAELVDAYGQLRGAQLRENIALANLKTQQESRSITETLRDAGVGNELDVVRADARLAGVEATVPQLQAEQARARHRIATLLGQRPDALSVDLSPKALPAIAKALPVGDPGELLRRRPDIRSAERQLAAATANVGVATADLFPRVSLSGFLGFTAARGSQIGSSAANAWGLGPSITWAAFDLGSVRARLRGAKADAEGALANYEQQVLLALEESANAFSDYDKTQQRLLSLMRQSDASRKAAELASIRYREGTVDYLVLLDAERERLSAEDAQAQGEVELYRGIVSIYKALGGGWQPETVASTR; encoded by the coding sequence ATGAATATGCTCAAGCCCCTGACCCCGAGCCTGTTGGCCTTGGCCCTGGCGGCCTGTGCGGTGGGCCCGGACTACAAGACGCCGACCACCGAGCCTGCCCATTTCGACACTGAAATGCAGGCCAAGGCCTACGACCGCAGCCGCTTCGAAAGCATCTGGTGGAAGCAGTTCGACGACCCGGTGCTGAACCAACTGGTGCAGGCCTCGCTCGACGGCAACCGTGACCTTCGGGTGGCCTTTGCCCGGCTGAAGTCGGCCCGTGCGATCCGTGAGGACGCCTCGAACGACCAGTTGCCGGTGGTCACCAGCCGTGCCAGCAGCGAAATCGGCAAAGGCCAGGTCCCCGGCCAGACTGAGCAGCGGATTAACAGCGAACGCTACGACCTGGGCCTGGACATGGCCTGGGAGCTTGACCTGTTCGGCCGTATCCAGCGCCAGATCGAAGCCAGCGAAGCTCAGGAAGCCGCTGCCGCAGCCGACTTGCAGCAATTGCAAGTCAGCCTGATCGCCGAACTGGTCGACGCCTACGGCCAACTGCGTGGCGCGCAATTGCGCGAGAACATCGCCCTGGCCAACCTCAAGACCCAGCAAGAATCGCGCAGCATCACCGAAACCCTGCGCGATGCCGGGGTCGGCAACGAACTCGACGTGGTGCGGGCCGATGCGCGCCTGGCTGGCGTCGAGGCCACCGTGCCGCAGCTGCAGGCCGAACAGGCGCGCGCCCGCCATCGCATCGCCACCCTGCTTGGCCAACGCCCGGATGCACTGAGCGTCGACCTGTCGCCCAAGGCCCTGCCGGCGATCGCCAAAGCGCTGCCGGTGGGCGACCCTGGCGAGTTGCTGCGTCGCCGCCCGGATATCCGCAGTGCCGAACGCCAGCTGGCGGCCGCCACGGCCAACGTCGGTGTCGCCACCGCTGACCTGTTCCCGCGGGTCAGCCTTAGTGGCTTCCTCGGCTTTACCGCCGCACGCGGCTCGCAGATCGGGTCTTCGGCAGCCAATGCCTGGGGCCTTGGCCCGAGCATCACCTGGGCGGCCTTCGACCTGGGCAGCGTACGGGCCCGCCTGCGCGGTGCCAAGGCAGACGCCGAAGGCGCCCTGGCCAACTATGAGCAGCAGGTGCTGCTGGCCCTGGAAGAGTCGGCCAATGCCTTCAGCGATTACGACAAGACGCAGCAGCGGCTGCTGTCGCTGATGCGCCAGAGTGACGCCAGCCGCAAGGCTGCGGAGCTGGCGTCGATCCGTTATCGCGAAGGCACGGTGGACTACCTGGTGTTGCTCGACGCTGAACGTGAACGGCTCAGCGCTGAAGATGCCCAAGCCCAGGGTGAGGTCGAGCTGTACCGCGGTATCGTCTCGATCTACAAAGCCTTGGGCGGTGGCTGGCAACCTGAAACGGTGGCCAGCACGCGCTGA